From the genome of Lutzomyia longipalpis isolate SR_M1_2022 chromosome 2, ASM2433408v1, one region includes:
- the LOC129791146 gene encoding SCY1-like protein 2 isoform X2 produces the protein MDVFNKLYSSVSSTVSQIQGVLPGNPVTREFEVVEHIASAGPGLLWKIYRGYKKSTRQEVAVFEFEKRQLERWQKDDREVMLETLKRGISQLTKIRHPQVLTVQHPLEESRDSLAFATEPVFASLANLLGNRHNLPQPQPTALTGFKLFDVEIKYGIIQLAEGLAFLHSDVKLLHRNICPESIIVNQQGAWKIFGFDFCILNQTTHDAKPFWPYQEYNSTWHVLTQPMLEYMAPENALISTHSPASDIFSLGMLIFTIYSVGGKPMKNFGKDWGAFKRFSSELKQGRYPSMSHIPDGFVDYVRLMLNATPELRPDIHDINKVPYFDDVGVKTLSYLDALFQWDNLQKSKFYKGLPQIISKLPHRVNMQRILPCLVKEFINAPMVPFVLPNVLLIAENCTEKDYKKHILPPLKAVMKIQDPIQILLIFLQKMDLLLKLTPAEDVKTDVLPMLYRALEADAQQIQELCLSVLPTFASLVDYPAMKNALLPRIKKLCIGTPYMSVRVNCLLCIGRLLEHLDKWLVLDEIIPFLVQIPSREPAVLMGILGIYKLALTNNKLGITKDVMATKVIPFLVPLCIENGLSLSQFNALISLVKDMIDRVEQEHRTKLEQLNSIQQESKALDLNYASATGPLVPSVPTGVTPEMDTMFSNLGLDSYLSKISPQEATSPAVEVKMTSSLLLEDKQRMVKQQEQTQRLQQQPSLVAQQPVQIAPPPKPKDLTSTLIEANLNLMKTTAATTRGSSINNNPSSLSWAPTATPAAAPSWNNGITSPTYASGSTNQWNNNKSTAGNWTALDSLLPNKSTNKMSLNQMPTSNQPLLKASATPSQNQSKQPTNQLMQFSHSTCR, from the exons ATGGATGTATTCAACAAACTTTACTCGTCTGTAAGCAGTACTGTTTCTCAAATTCAAGGAGTACTTCCGGGGAATCCTGTGACGAGGGAATTTGAGGTGGTGGAACACATTGCAAGTGCAGGGCCAg GACTTCTGTGGAAGATATATCGTGGGTATAAGAAGTCAACCAGGCAGGAAGTTGCAGTGTTTGAGTTTGAGAAGCGACAACTGGAACGATGGCAGAAGGATGATCGCGAAGTAATGCTGGAAACTCTCAAACGTGGAATTAGTCAGCTTACGAAAATTCGTCATCCACAAGTGCTGACAGTACAGCATCCCCTTGAGGAGAGTCGCGACAGCTTGGCATTTGCAACGGAACCTGTATTTGCATCTCTGGCTAATCTTCTTGGGAACAGGCATAACCTGCCACAGCCCCAACCAACTGCCTTGACTGGCTTCAAACTATTCGACGTTGAGATTAAATATGGGATAATACAGCTCGCAGAGGGGCTGGCATTCCTGCATTCAGACGTAAAGCTCCTCCATAGGAATATCTGTCCAGAATCCATCATTGTCAATCAACAGGGAGCTTGGAAGATATTTGGTTTTGATTTTTGCATTCTGAATCAGACAACGCACGATGCGAAACCATTCTGGCCATATCAAGAATATAACTCCACCTGGCACGTTCTCACGCAACCAATGCTTGAGTACATGGCACCAGAAAATGCCCTCATCTCCACCCACTCGCCCGCAAGCGATATCTTCTCTCTCGGCATGCTAATTTTCACGATTTACTCAGTGGGAGGGAAACCAATGAAGAACTTTGGGAAAGACTGGGGTGCTTTCAAGCGATTCTCTTCTGAACTCAAACAGGGACGATATCCATCCATGTCACACATCCCTGATGGTTTTGTGGACTACGTCCGCCTGATGCTCAATGCTACGCCGGAGCTACGTCCGGACATTCATGACATTAACAAAGTCCCCTACTTTGACGATGTGGGCGTGAAGACGCTCAGCTATCTGGACGCCCTCTTCCAGTGGGATAATCTGCAGAAGTCAAAATTCTACAAAGGACTCCCACAAATTATCTCCAAATTACCCCATCGTGTCAATATGCAGAGAATTCTTCCGTGTTTAGTGAAGGAGTTCATTAATGCCCCAATGGTACCATTTGTACTGCCCAATGTGCTCCTAATTGCGGAGAATTGCACAGAGAAGGACTACAAGAAACACATCCTGCCACCATTGAAAGCtgtgatgaaaattcaagATCCAATTCAGATCCTTCTTATCTTCCTGCAGAAGATGGATCTCCTGCTGAAGCTAACACCGGCAGAAGATGTGAAGACGGATGTTCTTCCAATGCTGTATCGTGCCCTCGAAGCGGATGCACAGCAAATTCAGGAACTCTGCCTTTCTGTACTCCCAACTTTTGCTTCTCTCGTTGATTATCCTGCCATGAAGAATGCCCTTCTGCCGCGTATAAAGAAACTCTGCATTGGAACACCGTATATGTCGGTTAGAGTGAATTGTCTCCTCTGCATTGGAAGACTTCTCGAACATCTCGACAAGTGGCTGGTACTTGATGAAATTATTCCCTTTTTGGTGCAAATTCCCTCGAGGGAACCAGCTGTTCTTATGGGAATTCTTG GTATCTACAAGCTCGCTCTGACTAACAATAAATTGGGCATTACAAAGGATGTAATGGCTACAAAGGTTATACCCTTCCTCGTGCCACTCTGCATTGAAAATGGTCTGTCATTGAGTCAATTTAATGCCCTCATATCATTGGTGAAAGATATGATTGATCGTGTGGAACAGGAGCATCGAACGAAGCTGGaacaattgaattcaattcaGCAAGAATCAAAGGCACTTGATCTCAACTATGCCAGTGCTACGGGGCCGTTAGTACCCTCAGTACCCACTGGAGTTACACCCGAAATGGATACGATGTTCTCGAATTTGGGGCTTGATTCGTACTTGTCGAAAATCTCACCACAGGAAGCTACAAGTCCGGCTGTTGAGGTGAAAATGACCTCATCTCTGTTACTTGAGGACAAGCAACGAATGGTGAAGCAACAGGAGCAGACGCAACGGCTACAGCAACAACCATCATTGGTTGCACAGCAGCCAGTACAAATTGCTCCACCTCCAAAACCGAAAGACCTCACGTCTACACTCATAGAAGCCAAtctcaatttaatgaaaacaaCCGCAGCAACAACGAGGGGGAGTTCCATCAACAACAACCCTTCTTCCCTTTCATGGGCCCCAACAGCAACACCTGCAGCTGCTCCTTCATGGAATAATGGCATCACAAGCCCCACATATGCATCGGGGAGTACCAATCAGTGGAATAATAACAAATCTACGGCGGGAAATTGGACAGCATTGGACTCATTGCTACCAAATAAGAGCACAAATAAGATGAGCCTCAATCAAATGCCAACGTCAAATCAACCTCTACTCAAAGCATCCGCAACTCCTAGTCAAAATCAGTCGAAACAACCAACTAATCAATTAA tgCAATTCTCACATTCCACGTGTAGATAA
- the LOC129791146 gene encoding SCY1-like protein 2 isoform X1 — protein sequence MDVFNKLYSSVSSTVSQIQGVLPGNPVTREFEVVEHIASAGPGLLWKIYRGYKKSTRQEVAVFEFEKRQLERWQKDDREVMLETLKRGISQLTKIRHPQVLTVQHPLEESRDSLAFATEPVFASLANLLGNRHNLPQPQPTALTGFKLFDVEIKYGIIQLAEGLAFLHSDVKLLHRNICPESIIVNQQGAWKIFGFDFCILNQTTHDAKPFWPYQEYNSTWHVLTQPMLEYMAPENALISTHSPASDIFSLGMLIFTIYSVGGKPMKNFGKDWGAFKRFSSELKQGRYPSMSHIPDGFVDYVRLMLNATPELRPDIHDINKVPYFDDVGVKTLSYLDALFQWDNLQKSKFYKGLPQIISKLPHRVNMQRILPCLVKEFINAPMVPFVLPNVLLIAENCTEKDYKKHILPPLKAVMKIQDPIQILLIFLQKMDLLLKLTPAEDVKTDVLPMLYRALEADAQQIQELCLSVLPTFASLVDYPAMKNALLPRIKKLCIGTPYMSVRVNCLLCIGRLLEHLDKWLVLDEIIPFLVQIPSREPAVLMGILGIYKLALTNNKLGITKDVMATKVIPFLVPLCIENGLSLSQFNALISLVKDMIDRVEQEHRTKLEQLNSIQQESKALDLNYASATGPLVPSVPTGVTPEMDTMFSNLGLDSYLSKISPQEATSPAVEVKMTSSLLLEDKQRMVKQQEQTQRLQQQPSLVAQQPVQIAPPPKPKDLTSTLIEANLNLMKTTAATTRGSSINNNPSSLSWAPTATPAAAPSWNNGITSPTYASGSTNQWNNNKSTAGNWTALDSLLPNKSTNKMSLNQMPTSNQPLLKASATPSQNQSKQPTNQLSTQDIMDFLG from the exons ATGGATGTATTCAACAAACTTTACTCGTCTGTAAGCAGTACTGTTTCTCAAATTCAAGGAGTACTTCCGGGGAATCCTGTGACGAGGGAATTTGAGGTGGTGGAACACATTGCAAGTGCAGGGCCAg GACTTCTGTGGAAGATATATCGTGGGTATAAGAAGTCAACCAGGCAGGAAGTTGCAGTGTTTGAGTTTGAGAAGCGACAACTGGAACGATGGCAGAAGGATGATCGCGAAGTAATGCTGGAAACTCTCAAACGTGGAATTAGTCAGCTTACGAAAATTCGTCATCCACAAGTGCTGACAGTACAGCATCCCCTTGAGGAGAGTCGCGACAGCTTGGCATTTGCAACGGAACCTGTATTTGCATCTCTGGCTAATCTTCTTGGGAACAGGCATAACCTGCCACAGCCCCAACCAACTGCCTTGACTGGCTTCAAACTATTCGACGTTGAGATTAAATATGGGATAATACAGCTCGCAGAGGGGCTGGCATTCCTGCATTCAGACGTAAAGCTCCTCCATAGGAATATCTGTCCAGAATCCATCATTGTCAATCAACAGGGAGCTTGGAAGATATTTGGTTTTGATTTTTGCATTCTGAATCAGACAACGCACGATGCGAAACCATTCTGGCCATATCAAGAATATAACTCCACCTGGCACGTTCTCACGCAACCAATGCTTGAGTACATGGCACCAGAAAATGCCCTCATCTCCACCCACTCGCCCGCAAGCGATATCTTCTCTCTCGGCATGCTAATTTTCACGATTTACTCAGTGGGAGGGAAACCAATGAAGAACTTTGGGAAAGACTGGGGTGCTTTCAAGCGATTCTCTTCTGAACTCAAACAGGGACGATATCCATCCATGTCACACATCCCTGATGGTTTTGTGGACTACGTCCGCCTGATGCTCAATGCTACGCCGGAGCTACGTCCGGACATTCATGACATTAACAAAGTCCCCTACTTTGACGATGTGGGCGTGAAGACGCTCAGCTATCTGGACGCCCTCTTCCAGTGGGATAATCTGCAGAAGTCAAAATTCTACAAAGGACTCCCACAAATTATCTCCAAATTACCCCATCGTGTCAATATGCAGAGAATTCTTCCGTGTTTAGTGAAGGAGTTCATTAATGCCCCAATGGTACCATTTGTACTGCCCAATGTGCTCCTAATTGCGGAGAATTGCACAGAGAAGGACTACAAGAAACACATCCTGCCACCATTGAAAGCtgtgatgaaaattcaagATCCAATTCAGATCCTTCTTATCTTCCTGCAGAAGATGGATCTCCTGCTGAAGCTAACACCGGCAGAAGATGTGAAGACGGATGTTCTTCCAATGCTGTATCGTGCCCTCGAAGCGGATGCACAGCAAATTCAGGAACTCTGCCTTTCTGTACTCCCAACTTTTGCTTCTCTCGTTGATTATCCTGCCATGAAGAATGCCCTTCTGCCGCGTATAAAGAAACTCTGCATTGGAACACCGTATATGTCGGTTAGAGTGAATTGTCTCCTCTGCATTGGAAGACTTCTCGAACATCTCGACAAGTGGCTGGTACTTGATGAAATTATTCCCTTTTTGGTGCAAATTCCCTCGAGGGAACCAGCTGTTCTTATGGGAATTCTTG GTATCTACAAGCTCGCTCTGACTAACAATAAATTGGGCATTACAAAGGATGTAATGGCTACAAAGGTTATACCCTTCCTCGTGCCACTCTGCATTGAAAATGGTCTGTCATTGAGTCAATTTAATGCCCTCATATCATTGGTGAAAGATATGATTGATCGTGTGGAACAGGAGCATCGAACGAAGCTGGaacaattgaattcaattcaGCAAGAATCAAAGGCACTTGATCTCAACTATGCCAGTGCTACGGGGCCGTTAGTACCCTCAGTACCCACTGGAGTTACACCCGAAATGGATACGATGTTCTCGAATTTGGGGCTTGATTCGTACTTGTCGAAAATCTCACCACAGGAAGCTACAAGTCCGGCTGTTGAGGTGAAAATGACCTCATCTCTGTTACTTGAGGACAAGCAACGAATGGTGAAGCAACAGGAGCAGACGCAACGGCTACAGCAACAACCATCATTGGTTGCACAGCAGCCAGTACAAATTGCTCCACCTCCAAAACCGAAAGACCTCACGTCTACACTCATAGAAGCCAAtctcaatttaatgaaaacaaCCGCAGCAACAACGAGGGGGAGTTCCATCAACAACAACCCTTCTTCCCTTTCATGGGCCCCAACAGCAACACCTGCAGCTGCTCCTTCATGGAATAATGGCATCACAAGCCCCACATATGCATCGGGGAGTACCAATCAGTGGAATAATAACAAATCTACGGCGGGAAATTGGACAGCATTGGACTCATTGCTACCAAATAAGAGCACAAATAAGATGAGCCTCAATCAAATGCCAACGTCAAATCAACCTCTACTCAAAGCATCCGCAACTCCTAGTCAAAATCAGTCGAAACAACCAACTAATCAATTAAGTACACAGGATATAATGGATTTTCTCGGCTAA
- the LOC129791145 gene encoding pre-mRNA-splicing factor ATP-dependent RNA helicase PRP16: protein MNSDDESEVYRLEGSSSDVGGLVIKKEQKESKFKVPKPSLLGLDKLAAARRKEREKEAGRLISFKDTEYDDAEPTTSTGGGFKTPDLRQSHVLSRKYREANDETPSHTGGVTDTARHRMLERMASSNVGHRSGEKGVYASTKDQKRERSGDRDRDRDRGRDRDRDRDRGRKRDRDYDRGRSSRSDRYREGRSSHSRDSTPRTPRDSGRYSLSVSSSSWDDEDERVPLKKSSWDFPTPKSLEDRSEWSERSNRRPWSSRQRPENETPRVTPAHKFNSWANDRRRSGATPGTSREGLTSHHQPWNSEEDKEMWEEEQKRLDREWYNIDEGYDDENNPFSGTNSDYFRRREEQLEQKRTKRMSAQQRQINKDNELWERNRMLTSGVVMSINVSEDYDEEAIERVHLLVHHIVPPFLDGRIVFTKQPEPVIPVKDPTSDMALIARKGSALVRIFREQKERRKAQKKHWELGGTKIGNIMGIQKRADEEDEKFNEETDTADYKKGQKFAEHMMQADNEKKSEFSRKKTIKEQRNYLPVFAVRQELLNVIRENSIVIIVGETGSGKTTQLTQYLHEDGYSKFGMIGCTQPRRVAAMSVAKRVSDEMGTKLGEEVGYAIRFEDCTSESTVIKYMTDGILLRESLREPDLDNYSAIIMDEAHERSLSTDVLFGLLREIVARRHDLKLIVTSATMDSTKFATFFGNVPTFTIPGRTFPVDTFFSKNTCDDYVDAAVKQALQIHLQPTEGDILIFMPGQEDIEVTCEVLADRLAEIDNAPQLSILPIYSQLPSDLQAKIFQRSPEGLRKCVVATNIAETSLTVDGIIFVIDSGYCKLKVYNPRIGMDALQIYPISQANANQRSGRAGRTGPGQAFRLYTERQYKDDLLPLTVPEIQRTNLANTVLLLKSLGVVDLLQFHFMDPPPQDNILNSLYQLWILGALDHTGGLTPLGRQMAEFPLDPPQCQMLIVSCQMECSAEVLIIVSMLSVPSIFYRPKGREEEADGVREKFQVPESDHLTYLNVYNQWKQNNYSSNWANEHFIHIKALRKVREVRQQLKDILVQQRLPVKSCGTNWDIIRKCICSAYFYQAARLKGIGEYVNLRTGMPCHLHPTSALYGLGTTPDYVVYHELVMTAKEYMQCATAVDGHWLAELGPMFFSVKETGRSGREKKRQAAEHLQEMEAQMQKAQKQMEDEKLQAAQREEAMIPKQEILTPGGATPRRTPARIGL, encoded by the exons atgaatagtgATGATGAGAGTGAAGTTTATCGTCTTGAGGGATCAAGCTCCGATGTGGGTGGCCTGGTAATCAAGAAGGAGCAGAAGGAGAGTAAATTCAAAGTACCAAAACCATCGCTTCTGGGTTTGGATAAATTGGCAGCAGCTCGCCGGAAGGAGCGTGAAAAGGAAGCCGGTCGGTTGATCTCCTTCAAAGACACTGAATACGATGATGCTGAACCTACAACATCCACTGGTGGTGGCTTTAAGACTCCCGATCTTCGACAATCGCATGTTCTTAGCAGGAAGTATCGCGAGGCAAATGATGAGACTCCATCGCATACAGGTGGAGTCACTGATACAGCGCGGCATCGAATGCTAGAGCGGATGGCTAGTAGCAATGTGGGGCATCGGAGTGGCGAGAAGGGCGTTTATGCATCAACGAAGGACCAGAAAAGGGAGCGCAGTGGAGATCGAGATCGCGATAGGGATCGTGGGAGAGATCGTGATAGAGATCGCGATAGGGGGAGGAAGAGAGATCGAGATTACGATCGGGGAAGGAGTAGTCGAAGTGACAGATACCGCGAAGGGAGATCCTCGCATTCAAGGGATTCAACTCCACGTACCCCCCGTGATTCAGGACGGTACTCATTGTCAGTTTCAAGTTCATCGTGGGATGATGAAGATGAGCGTGTGCCGCTGAAGAAGTCTTCGTGGGATTTCCCAACACCAAAATCCTTGGAGGACAGAAGTGAGTGGTCAGAGAGGAGTAACCGTAGGCCATGGTCATCGAGGCAGAGACCTGAAAATGAGACCCCTCGTGTAACTCCAGCACATAAATTCAATAGCTGGGCAAATGATCGTCGGCGTTCTGGGGCTACTCCGGGTACCTCCAGAGAAGGCCTCACATCGCATCATCAGCCGTGGAATTCAGAGGAAGACAAAGAGATGTGGGAAGAGGAGCAGAAGCGTCTCGATCGAGAATGGTACAATATCGATGAAGGGTACGATGATGAGAATAATCCATTCAGTGGCACAAATTCCGACTACTTCCGGCGTCGCGAGGAGCAGCTTGAGCAGAAGCGCACGAAGAGAATGTCAGCCCAGCAGAGGCAGATTAACAAGGATAACGAGCTGTGGGAGCGCAATCGGATGCTCACTTCGGGAGTCGTGATGTCAATTAATGTTTCCGAGGACTACGACGAGGAAGCCATTGAGAGAGTTCATCTCCTTGTGCACCACATTGTACCACCTTTCCTCGATGGTAGGATTGTCTTCACGAAGCAACCGGAACCGGTGATTCCCGTGAAAGATCCCACCAGTGATATGGCCCTCATTGCACGCAAGGGTAGTGCCCTCGTTCGAATCTTCCGCGAGCAGAAGGAACGTCGAAAGGCTCAGAAGAAGCACTGGGAGCTCGGTGGAACAAAAATTGGCAACATAATGGGCATACAGAAGCGAGCAGATGAGGAAGatgagaaattcaatgaagaaaCTGATACGGCTGATTACAAGAAGGGTCAAAAGTTCGCTGAGCACATGATGCAGGCGGATAATGagaagaaaagtgaattttcacgCAAGAAGACGATCAAGGAGCAGAGAAACTACCTTCCGGTATTTGCAGTTCGTCAGGAACTCCTCAATGTTATCCGGGAGAATTCTATTGTTATAATAGTGGGGGAAACTGGTAGTGGGAAGACTACGCAACTTACGCAGTATCTCCATGAGGATGGATACAGCAAATTCGGGATGATTGGATGTACACAACCCAGGCGAGTGGCAGCAATGTCGGTGGCTAAGAGAGTTTCGGATGAAATGGGAACGAAATTAG GTGAGGAAGTCGGCTACGCTATAAGATTCGAAGATTGCACGTCGGAAAGTACGGTAATCAAGTACATGACTGATGGTATACTTTTGCGAGAGAGTCTACGAGAACCAGATTTGGATAACTATTCTGCCATAATAATGGACGAAGCGCACGAGAGATCATTGTCAACAGATGTCCTTTTTGGCCTTCTCAGGGAG ATTGTCGCAAGAAGGCATGATCTTAAACTCATTGTTACATCAGCTACAATGGATTCAACGAAATTTGCAACATTCTTCGGGAATGTACCAACATTTACGATTCCCGGAAGAACTTTTCCGGTTGATACATTCTTCAGTAAAAACACCTGCGATGACTACGTGGATGCAGCTGTAAAGCAAGCGCTGCAGATTCATCTTCAACCCACAGAGGGGGATATTCTAATCTTTATGCCTGGTCAAGAGGATATTGAAGTAACATGTGAAGTTCTAGCTGATCGTCTTGCGGAGATTGACAATGCTCCCCAACTGTCTATTCTACCAATTTACTCTCAGCTCCCATCGGATTTGCAGGCAAAGATCTTCCAGAGATCCCCAGAGGGACTGAGAAAATGCGTTGTTGCCACGAATATTGCTGAAACCTCCCTAACCGTTGATGGAATAATATTTGTCATTGATTCCGGGTACTGCAAACTCAAGGTGTACAATCCGCGAATCGGTATGGATGCCCTGCAGATTTATCCAATCTCCCAGGCGAATGCCAATCAGAGATCAGGACGAGCTGGCCGTACGGGCCCTGGGCAGGCATTCAGGTTGTACACAGAGCGTCAATATAAGGATGATCTACTACCACTTACAGTGCCGGAGATTCAGAGAACAAATCTGGCCAACACGGTGCTCCTACTCAAATCACTGGGAGTCGTTGATCTGCTTCAGTTCCACTTTATGGATCCACCACCGCAGGATAATATCCTGAATTCCCTCTATCAACTGTGGATCCTTGGGGCGCTGGATCACACGGGAGGACTTACACCGCTGGGACGTCAAATGGCTGAATTCCCCCTTGATCCGCCACAGTGTCAAATGCTGATTGTTTCCTGCCAAATGGAATGCAGTGCTGAAGTTCTTATCATTG TTTCAATGCTCTCCGTCCCATCAATTTTCTATCGTCCAAAAGGCAGAGAGGAAGAAGCTGATGGTGTTCGAGAGAAGTTCCAGGTGCCTGAATCGGATCATCTGACTTACCTGAATGTCTACAATCAATGGAAGCAGAACAA CTACTCATCAAATTGGGCTAATGAGCATTTTATTCACATCAAAGCTCTGCGAAAGGTGAGAGAAGTACGTCAGCAGCTTAAGGATATTTTAGTCCAGCAGAGACTTCCGGTGAAATCTTGTGGAACAAATTGGGATATAATCCGCAAATGCATCTGTTCAGCTTACTTCTACCAGGCGGCAAGGCTCAAGGGGATCGGGGAGTACGTCAACTTACGCACAGGGATGCCTTGTCATCTTCATCCCACATCAGCTCTTTATGGTTTAGGCACAACCCCGGACTATGTGGTGTACCATGAGCTAGTAATGACTGCCAAGGAGTACATGCAGTGTGCTACGGCGGTAGATGGACACTGGCTAGCGGAATTGGGCCCGATGTTCTTCTCCGTGAAGGAGACAGGAAGGAGCGGGCGGGAGAAGAAGCGCCAGGCAGCTGAGCACTTGCAAGAGATGGAGGCACAAATGCAAAAGGCCCAAAAGCAGATGGAGGATGAGAAACTTCAAGCAGCCCAGCGTGAAGAGGCCATGATCCCAAAGCAGGAAATTCTTACGCCCGGAGGGGCAACCCCAAGGAGAACTCCAGCTCGTATTGGTCTCTAG
- the LOC129791151 gene encoding trypsin 3A1-like: MKVFLCFVTVLCALWINPTAGARIHNRIVGGQDITIEQAPYQASLIYHDNHWCGAVLLRRNFALTAAHCFDVWDFHLFRDVFHIRVGSTFINREGLIATLIDVTLHPQFNPDTYNFDVAVIQICDCFDWTPRIQPIALPAAFQHTPEGSLGFVSGWGRLWYQGPIPDILQAAHMPILNRDRCMETFADINPLTDSMFCAGSFYGGLDTCHGDSGGPMVLNGEVIGLVSWGIACAQVDYPGIYTNVSFLRPWIDQQLP; the protein is encoded by the exons ATGAAGGTGTTCCTCTGTTTCGTTACCGTGCTCTGTGCGCTATGGATTAATCCCACTGCTGGTGCAAGGATACACAATCGTATTGTTGGTGGTCAGGATATCACCATTGAGCAAGCTCCCTATCAGGCATCCCTGATTTACCACGACAATCACTGGTGCGGTGCTGTCCTCCTTCGACGTAATTTTGCCCTAACAGCAGCGCACTGCTTCGACGTCTGGGATTTTCATCTCTTCCGCGATGTCTTCCACATTCGCGTTGGATCAACCTTCATTAATCGCGAAGGCTTGATTGCCACCCTCATTGACGTAACACTTCATCCCCAATTCAATCCGGACACGTATAACTTTGACGTAGCAGTGATTCAAATCTGCGATTGTTTCGACTGGACGCCTCGTATTCAGCCTATCGCACTTCCGGCCGCCTTCCAACACACTCCCGAAGGGAGCCTTGGTTTTGTCTCCGGATGGGGAAGACTTTGG taTCAAGGCCCTATTCCGGATATCCTCCAGGCAGCCCACATGCCTATCCTTAACAGAGATCGCTGCATGGAGACATTCGCAGACATTAACCCTCTAACTGATTCAATGTTCTGCGCGGGATCTTTCTACGGAGGTCTTGATACCTGCCACGGGGACTCTGGTGGCCCAATGGTGCTCAACGGGGAAGTGATTGGGCTTGTCTCTTGGGGTATTGCATGTGCCCAAGTAGATTACCCTGGAATTTACACCAATGTTAGCTTCCTTAGGCCATGGATTGATCAACAATTGCCTTAA
- the LOC129791148 gene encoding probable cytochrome P450 28d1, with protein sequence MLQTLVILGAVFTFLLVIWRWNYNFWAKRRIGGPKPTLLLGNFPNYFKRNFIYDLDDIYKQYRGGCPFVGIYAIRTPRAFVTDPEFSKRIMTSNFRQFHNNEVVEMINLKSDPIVGLNPFWMPYEEWKGLRQEIAPAFSNIRVKSQFPIIESSCEKMVNYLKNRTKSHGSSIKVSDISRRYTNENLMNCIFGIEAHAFESENPNSLQFFIDCLSEFEKNNKFFLSGFIFPLFKRLYKYRLLNPKVRKYLEDMLMHGIAFRKESPGSRDDFLAFLMQLQEKKGSSTNEMVAHALTFILDGFETSAIVLDWIFYQLARDRRVQDKLRRIIEEELKNNGGKFTFETLSELPYLDQVINETMRLNPPILFFMKQCNESLEVPFNNGEDVKTFPKGVTAIMSMYSLGRDPILYENPDSFYPERFDDGAIKDYKDKGVFVPFGDGPRICIGMRFAIAQIKAATAEVVRNFNLTLSPGMSRDLKLTKSFFGVPENEISVDFNLVHE encoded by the exons ATGTTGCAAACATTAGTGATTTTGGGGGCTGTTTTTACCTTTCTTTTGGTGATTTGGAGATGGAATTACAATTTCTGGGCAAAACGACGTATCGGAGGACCTAAACCTACCCTCCTTCTAGGGAATTTTcccaattattttaaaagaaacttcatcTATGATTTGGATGATATCTACAA acaatACAGAGGAGGATGCCCATTTGTTGGGATTTATGCTATTAGAACACCGAGAGCCTTCGTTACTGATCCCGAATTTTCAAAGCGAATTATGACCTCGAATTTCCGACAATTCCACAATAATGAAGTGGttgaaatgattaatttaaaatccgATCCAATTGTTGGACTCAATCCCTTTTGGATGCCCTATGAAGAGTGGAAGGGTCTAAGGCAGGAAATAGCTCCAGCTTTTAGCAATATTCGCGTTAAATCTCAATTCCCAATAATTGAATCTTCTTGCgagaaaatggtgaattaCCTGAAGAATCGTACAAAATCTCATGGATCTTCTATCAAAGTCTCAGat ATCTCCCGCCGTTATACAAATGAGAATCTAATGAATTGTATTTTTGGAATAGAAGCGCACGCCTTTGAAAGTGAAAATCCGAACTCATTGCAATTCTTCATTGATTGCCTGAGTGAATTTGAGAAGAACAACAAGTTCTTCCTATCGGGCTTTATTTTTCCCCTATTTAAGCGTCTCTACAAATACAGGCTGCTCAATCCAAAAGTTCGAAAGTATCTAGAAGATATGCTTATGCACGGAATTGCCTTTAGAAAGGAATCTCCTGGTAGTCGAGatgattttcttgcattcCTAATGCAACTTCAGGAAAAGAAGGGATCTTCAACTAATGAAATGGTTGCTCATGCTCTAACATTCATCCTTGATGGTTTTGAAACATCGGCCATTGTACTGGATTGGATATTTTACCAATTAGCCAGAGACAGGCGTGTGCAAGACAAATTGCGAAGAATCATTGAGGAGGAATTGAAGAATAACGGGGGAAAGTTTACCTTTGAAACTTTAAGTGAACTTCCTTACCTGGATCAAGTTATTAATG aaactaTGAGGCTCAATCCACCAATTCTCTTCTTCATGAAACAATGCAATGAATCCCTTGAAGTCCCTTTCAATAACGGGGAGGATGTAAAAACCTTCCCCAAAGGCGTAACAGCTATCATGTCAATGTATTCCCTCGGACGTGATCCTATCCTTTACGAAAATCCTGATAGTTTTTACCCAGAAAGATTCGACGATGGTGCCATTAAGGACTACAAGGATAAAGGAGTTTTCGTACCTTTTGGCGATGGACCAAGAATTTGTATCG GAATGAGATTCGCTATTGCTCAGATTAAAGCCGCAACTGCAGAGGTTGTAAGGAATTTCAATCTCACGCTTAGTCCAGGAATGTCTAGAGACTTGAAATTAACGAAATCATTTTTTGGTGTACCCGAAAACGAGATTTCCGTTGATTTTAATCTTGTGCACGAGTAG